The following coding sequences lie in one Methylotuvimicrobium alcaliphilum 20Z genomic window:
- a CDS encoding CHASE2 domain-containing protein, with product MKGDINKVREVIFQGRTFSVAAVIFLSWMLTNFLLDKASPFGIKKAADDYSEFIIDRIAAPFYGSEAQNEIVVVLINDNTLIKEGEAWPPHYDWYSRLLHRVSKNQPKAIFFDVQFNNYRADDKTLDKARKELEEDLAKFKVPLILAQGADTSRKNVFGHIKSVELAPVEWSNFGRGYPLLLPASKSGEAQNDSCNPDQSIATPALRLYREACSADSSIGCVEPTSLLSGEALCRPLTPHWGRAVSKIMETKKLVRLSECDLINPTEAERFQSFVKSIFHTFISGFDDDIMEKTRQPCAYTVTVLAHDLTNFDKVHDVLKGKIVLIGSGLSAMHDLVLTPVHGQLPGVYLHAMALDNLMTYGRDYYSHNKGRVFDFILISMAMVVSWAIAVVLRAKPRFYQFGLRLFVVLLIVALSFVLYTQYHYPAVHWLSFLLLYELIIRVIQQERH from the coding sequence TTGAAGGGTGATATTAATAAGGTTCGAGAAGTCATTTTTCAGGGAAGAACGTTTTCCGTTGCCGCAGTGATTTTTTTGTCATGGATGCTGACTAATTTTCTATTGGATAAAGCATCACCTTTTGGCATAAAGAAGGCGGCCGATGATTATTCGGAATTCATTATCGATCGTATAGCGGCGCCATTTTATGGCTCGGAAGCACAAAATGAAATAGTGGTGGTTTTAATCAATGACAATACCTTAATCAAAGAAGGAGAAGCTTGGCCGCCGCATTATGACTGGTACTCCCGTTTACTGCATCGGGTATCGAAAAATCAGCCTAAGGCTATCTTTTTCGATGTTCAGTTTAATAATTACCGCGCGGACGACAAGACCTTAGACAAGGCGCGCAAGGAATTAGAGGAAGACCTAGCCAAATTTAAAGTACCGCTCATTCTGGCTCAAGGAGCCGATACTTCACGAAAAAATGTATTTGGGCATATAAAAAGTGTCGAATTAGCTCCCGTGGAATGGTCGAATTTTGGTCGCGGTTATCCGCTGCTGCTTCCGGCAAGCAAATCCGGCGAGGCGCAAAATGATAGCTGTAATCCTGATCAAAGTATTGCAACGCCGGCGCTACGGCTTTACAGGGAGGCGTGTTCTGCCGACAGCTCTATCGGATGCGTGGAACCGACAAGCCTTTTATCGGGTGAAGCATTATGCAGACCGTTGACCCCGCATTGGGGGCGGGCTGTTTCAAAAATCATGGAGACCAAAAAGCTGGTGCGTTTGAGCGAATGCGATCTGATTAACCCAACGGAAGCCGAACGTTTTCAGTCTTTTGTTAAGTCCATATTTCATACTTTCATTTCCGGATTTGACGACGACATCATGGAGAAGACGCGTCAGCCTTGCGCCTATACCGTAACTGTTTTGGCTCATGACCTAACCAACTTCGATAAAGTTCATGATGTACTCAAGGGCAAAATCGTATTGATTGGTTCGGGGTTGTCCGCAATGCATGATCTGGTGCTCACGCCGGTCCATGGTCAACTTCCAGGCGTTTATCTGCACGCGATGGCGCTCGATAATTTAATGACTTACGGTCGGGATTACTACAGCCATAATAAAGGAAGAGTGTTCGATTTTATATTGATAAGTATGGCAATGGTTGTTTCCTGGGCGATCGCAGTCGTGCTTCGCGCGAAGCCGCGTTTTTACCAGTTCGGCTTAAGGTTGTTTGTGGTATTGCTGATTGTAGCCCTGTCATTTGTTCTTTATACGCAGTATCACTATCCGGCAGTCCACTGGCTCAGCTTTTTATTGCTTTATGAATTGATCATTCGCGTGATTCAACAGGAACGCCATTAA
- a CDS encoding RNA polymerase sigma factor, translating to MDELISTQIDTLLNQIAAGNDKAIETLYRHYHRPLFAFVRHLINADEAADDIVHDTFMAVWKNPLNFNGRSKFFTWLCAIAKNKTLDHQRKIRRHQRLPIDEWDDDLADTAADASWDVQGHFEDIELNEIMQGCIDALPLPQREATYWVYYQDLRLEEVARLQNSPANTIKTRLLHARSKLRDCLEKVFSLADTEKG from the coding sequence ATGGACGAACTGATTTCAACTCAAATCGACACGCTTTTAAACCAAATTGCCGCCGGCAACGATAAAGCCATTGAAACGCTGTACCGACATTACCATCGCCCTCTATTCGCCTTTGTTCGACATCTCATTAATGCCGATGAAGCTGCCGACGACATCGTTCACGATACGTTTATGGCGGTATGGAAAAACCCCTTAAATTTCAACGGCCGCAGCAAGTTTTTTACCTGGTTGTGCGCAATTGCAAAAAACAAAACATTGGACCATCAGCGTAAAATCCGACGACATCAGCGATTACCCATTGATGAATGGGATGATGACTTAGCAGATACCGCTGCCGATGCATCATGGGATGTACAGGGGCATTTTGAGGACATTGAGTTGAATGAAATTATGCAAGGCTGTATCGATGCACTGCCTTTGCCGCAACGTGAAGCAACTTATTGGGTTTATTATCAGGATCTGCGACTGGAAGAGGTTGCTCGATTACAAAACAGCCCGGCAAATACTATTAAAACCCGTCTTCTTCATGCACGCTCGAAATTGCGGGATTGCTTGGAAAAGGTTTTTAGTCTCGCGGATACGGAGAAAGGGTAA
- a CDS encoding M48 family metallopeptidase, producing MARVNTNSPLKRAIKSFVIGIALLSSGCSTFTARLSDADQSPLLPPGTAKGLSRDAPNPEKGLNFRRAYFGIARQAELDAYLNEILARLQKAYTDIPEPAHVFVVPDSSYSANATEDGAIFVPFGILLDIESEDELAALLAHEYSHVLLGHHITGNAEEIWNYIHGLTNLALRTQLIAQKTLPLLANEAALEMIQSAAIPVLDRSQEDDADKLGTDLLIAAGYNSIGMYELLGRMKRWDELNEEQKKSRESLLEMASDSFKIDSKRMEVDFTPMITGVSESILEARDWLRKKHYDTKERQDTIRDYIKTVHSGAPRPEKRITQWVGVKNSPSVKSFLDGLALMRDLNRSLVKLNAPTVTKLVDKMMTTQAGNVPYLHYSAFKAYKSVGLNAEAIAVLKKDELSPDSLLPQHMELIAIAEKKSADEGLKSALSANQVLGEPPQLMPKLIHLYKKTGNKVAMTGWHAKCVATGVNALMNECDKQAH from the coding sequence ATGGCGCGTGTTAATACTAATTCGCCACTCAAAAGAGCGATTAAGTCTTTTGTCATAGGCATTGCGCTATTGTCCTCAGGCTGTTCGACATTCACCGCGAGACTGAGCGATGCCGATCAATCCCCGCTATTGCCTCCCGGCACAGCAAAAGGTTTGTCTAGGGACGCGCCCAATCCCGAGAAGGGATTGAATTTTCGCCGCGCGTATTTCGGTATCGCCCGGCAGGCTGAGCTTGATGCTTACTTGAATGAAATTCTGGCGCGCCTTCAAAAAGCTTATACGGATATTCCGGAGCCCGCGCATGTGTTCGTAGTCCCGGACTCTTCATATTCGGCTAACGCCACCGAAGACGGCGCCATATTCGTACCCTTTGGTATATTACTGGACATCGAAAGCGAGGATGAGCTAGCGGCTTTGTTGGCGCATGAATATAGTCATGTCTTGCTGGGACATCACATTACCGGAAATGCCGAAGAAATATGGAATTATATCCACGGGCTGACCAACCTTGCATTGAGAACCCAGCTTATTGCTCAAAAGACTTTGCCTTTGCTGGCCAATGAGGCGGCTTTGGAAATGATTCAAAGTGCGGCCATTCCTGTCTTGGACCGTTCTCAAGAAGACGATGCGGATAAACTCGGCACGGATCTTCTCATTGCCGCCGGTTATAACAGCATCGGCATGTATGAGTTGTTGGGGCGAATGAAACGCTGGGACGAATTGAATGAGGAACAAAAAAAATCCAGGGAATCTCTTTTAGAAATGGCTTCCGATTCTTTCAAAATCGATTCCAAAAGGATGGAGGTCGATTTTACTCCTATGATAACCGGTGTTTCCGAGAGTATTCTCGAGGCTCGAGATTGGTTACGCAAAAAACATTACGATACCAAAGAGCGTCAGGACACGATTCGTGATTACATTAAGACCGTTCATTCAGGAGCCCCGAGACCGGAAAAGAGAATAACGCAATGGGTGGGTGTGAAAAACAGTCCCTCTGTCAAAAGTTTTCTTGATGGCTTGGCTTTAATGCGCGATCTCAATAGATCGCTGGTTAAGCTCAATGCACCCACGGTGACAAAACTGGTTGATAAGATGATGACGACTCAAGCAGGCAATGTTCCTTATCTTCATTACAGCGCTTTCAAAGCGTATAAATCCGTCGGGTTGAACGCAGAAGCTATTGCGGTTTTGAAGAAGGATGAATTATCCCCGGATTCTTTATTGCCTCAACACATGGAATTGATCGCCATAGCCGAAAAAAAATCCGCCGATGAAGGATTGAAGTCTGCGTTATCGGCCAACCAGGTCTTAGGGGAGCCGCCCCAATTGATGCCTAAGCTCATTCACTTATATAAAAAAACGGGGAACAAAGTTGCGATGACCGGATGGCACGCGAAGTGCGTGGCGACCGGGGTCAATGCATTAATGAATGAGTGTGATAAACAAGCTCACTAG
- a CDS encoding helix-turn-helix transcriptional regulator, translating to MDKQIGSRQEQILKLLLTAETGLSINELAAELSISRNAVTQHISSLERKQLICETAQFNNTGGRPSRSYRLTEQTRKGLPKQYAWFSDLLLSELAVELGSEALQKVIWKLGVEQARLLKAQFAGKDLEQTLPALIEAMENLGYHPELERQHGQISIKVSHCVYHELAQRHPELCRFDQALITTVLSRPIEQTACVAKMDCVCRFSVDVSELSRL from the coding sequence ATGGATAAACAAATCGGCTCACGGCAAGAACAAATCTTAAAACTCCTCCTTACTGCCGAAACGGGCCTCAGCATCAATGAATTAGCCGCCGAATTGAGCATTTCCAGAAATGCGGTCACGCAGCACATATCGTCGCTGGAGCGTAAACAACTGATTTGCGAAACCGCTCAATTCAACAACACGGGCGGGCGGCCGTCGCGTAGTTATCGGTTGACCGAGCAGACTCGCAAGGGATTACCTAAGCAATATGCCTGGTTTAGCGATTTATTGCTCAGCGAACTGGCAGTCGAACTCGGTTCGGAGGCTTTGCAAAAAGTCATTTGGAAGTTAGGCGTCGAACAAGCTCGATTGTTGAAGGCGCAGTTTGCCGGTAAGGATTTAGAACAGACATTGCCGGCCTTGATCGAGGCCATGGAAAATTTGGGCTACCACCCGGAGCTCGAACGGCAACATGGACAAATCAGTATCAAGGTCAGTCACTGCGTTTATCATGAACTGGCCCAACGACATCCCGAGCTGTGCCGTTTCGACCAGGCGCTCATCACGACAGTCCTGAGTAGGCCGATCGAGCAGACTGCTTGTGTCGCCAAAATGGATTGCGTTTGCCGATTCAGCGTCGATGTTAGCGAATTAAGCCGCCTTTAA